In the Malaya genurostris strain Urasoe2022 chromosome 1, Malgen_1.1, whole genome shotgun sequence genome, one interval contains:
- the LOC131425683 gene encoding nuclear nucleic acid-binding protein C1D-like: MDVDTFEIEDFDYGELKNDTAFINKNENLSECIERIRQNLAIAREDYKNYESFTLEEKVKYDLHLSYSINSLYWMYHKIIGLDPNKHGIKDELARIKAAMIREKEIYDHKYNRPLLDQGAAKRFVRAGLYDHKNRDKPETIDPPPNKKIRFDD, from the exons ATGGACGTAGACACTTTCGAAATCGAAGATTTCGACTACGGTGAACTGAAGAACGACACTGCTTTCATCAACAAGAACGAAAACCTTTCAGAATGCATTGAACGGATCCGGCAAAATTTGGCCATCGCCAGAGAGGACTACAAAAATTACGAAAGCTTTACCCTGGAGGAGAAGGTGAAATATGATCTGCACTTATCTTACAGCATCAATTCGCTTTACTGGATGTATCACAAAATTATTGGTCTGGATCCGAACAAG CACGGGATCAAAGACGAGCTAGCTCGTATCAAAGCTGCCATGATTCGGGAGAAGGAAATTTACGACCACAAGTACAACCGACCACTGCTAGATCAGGGTGCTGCCAAACGTTTCGTGCGAGCCGGTTTGTACGACCACAAAAACCGCGATAAGCCAGAAACCATCGATCCACCGCCTAACAAGAAGATACGTTTCGACGATTAG